The Cytobacillus sp. NJ13 sequence AGGAAGCATCAGTTTTGGGCTGGTGAATATACCAATTAAGCTGCACTCAGCTACAGAAGATAAGGATATAAAGCTGAGGAATCTTCATAAAGAATGTCATTCACCAATTAAATATGAGAAGACATGCCCTGTTTGTGAAGTAGAAGTCAAAAACGAAGATATTGTAAAAGCTTATGAATACACAAAAGGAAAGTTTGTCGTTTTAGAGGATGAGGATTTAGAAAAGCTTAAACAGGAAAATGAGGATAAAGCTGTCGAGATTATGGACTTTGTAAAAATACAGGAGATTGATCCGATTTATTATAATCGCACGTATTATATGTCTCCCGGGGATGGAGGAGGGAAGGCATATTCTCTTTTAAGAAAAGCGCTTGAGACATCAGAAAAGGTAGGCTTGGCCAAAATCATTATTCGTTCCAAAGAACAGCTGGCAGTTGTCCGGGTGTATGAAAATACACTCGTTATGGAGACGATCCATTACCCTGATGAAGTGCGAAAGGCTGCTGACGTTCCAAATGTCCCTGCAGAGGACAAAGTGACTGATAAAGAAATCGATACTGCCATTATGCTGATTGATCAGTTAACGACTGAATTCAAGCCGGAGAAATATAATGATGACTACCGTACAGCTCTTTTGGAGCTTATCGAAGCAAAACGGACTGGAAAAGATATAGTCACACCTGTTGAAAAAGAACCTGCGGCCAATGTAACCGACCTTATGGCTGCCCTGCAGGCATCCATTGATAAAACTAAGCCTGCTGATGCTGAAACAACGAAAAAACCGGCAGCTAAAAAGAAACGCGCCTCTGCAAAAACAAAAGCTAAAAAGCAGGCTTAGTAGAAATAAAACCGACTTTGCTGATGCAAACTCGGTTTTTAACTGATTGAAAGCTATTCATATTTTGAAGAAATGCTGAAGAAAATCGCCATGGAGTATTTTAGAATAATACTTAAAAAAGTGTTCCGTTTACCAAAGTTAGTGGTAATACAATAAATAAAAAGGATTTGTATAAATGAACAGGAAGAATTTAACATCGAAAAATATCATCTACTTAGCGTTGGCAGCTTCCATTATTGGCGGATTTTTGCTGCTTTTTATTGAAATAGTGGACGAATTGAAGGAAAATGAGCTAATTCGTTTCGATGAAACTGTGATTGAGTATGTTCAGGCATTTATCTCTCCCAGGCTGACGGAGTTTATGAATGTGGTTACCTTTTTGGGGTCGGTTAAGTGGCTGGCTTTTGCTGTCTTAATGGCGGCCGTTCTTTTGTTTGTTTTTAAAAAGAGGTCACTAGCGTTGTTCATGGTTCTTTCATCTGGTCTCGGAGCACTTTTTAACTTGCTGCTGAAATGGATTTTCAAAAGAGAACGACCGGATATCAGACCTCTGATCGAGGAGCAGGGATTCAGTTTTCCGAGTGGACATTCAATGGGATCTTTTATTTTTTATGGATCACTGGCTTATATGATCATCCATCTGGCAAAAAGAAAACGCTGGAAAGCTGCGTGGACAGTGCTGCTGGGCTGTTTTATCATCATGATTGGATTAAGCCGCATCTATCTGGGTGTTCATTTTCCCAGTGATGTAATTGCTGGTTTTGCTGCCGGAGGTGCATGGCTGACGATAATGATAATTGGATTCCGTTATTATGAGTACCGCAAAAATGTTTAATGGGTATTGAGAAATGCGCGCATTCTTTATAACATAGGGGAATAACAGAAACAGGAGTGGAAAGAATGAATCAAAGGATTTTGCCCGCATCTTCGAACATGAAAGAATTTGAAAAGTTCCTGGAAAGTCCCTATGAAATTGGCGTATTTCTCGATATGCACATTTCACAGCTGAAAAATGTTTCACAGATGGCGAAAGTACATAACAAAAAAATGATATATCATGTTGATCTGATTCATGGCTTGAAGAGTGATGACTATGCCGCAGAATATATTTGCCAGGAATTTAAGCCTTACGGATTAATTTCTACGAAGTCCAGTGTCATCCTGAAAGCAAAACAAAAAGGAGTGATTGCTGTTCAGAGAATTTTTCTGATCGATTCGCACGCACTCGAAAAGAGCTATAAATTAATCGAGAAGACAAAGCCGGACTTTATAGAGGTTTTGCCGGGAGCCATGCCATGGATGATAAAAGAAGTGAATGATCGCTTGAATACCCCAATATTTGCGGGAGGGCTTATCCGATCAGAAGAAGAAGTGAAGAATGCGCTTGATGCAGGAGCAGCTGCTATTACCACTTCGAAAATAGAATTATGGGAAATGTTTTCATGAAAATGTTCAAGAAACGTTTGACAACGTTTTCATAGACTTGTATACTCGGTTTACAAGTTAATTTATGTGTCGGAGATTAGGAGATTCACACAGTTTAGCCTTAGAAGGCTTAATCTGTCGTGAATCTCCTTTTTTTGTATCCGATCAGCTAAAAGGGAAAGGGGATTTTCAGATGTCTGCTTTTATGGGAGAAATAATTGGAACGATGATCTTGATTGTTTTTGGAGGAGGCGTTGTTGCCGGGGTGAATTTAAAAAAGACTTTCTCTTTTAATGGAGGGTGGATTGTTATCACAATTGCCTGGGGACTTGCTGTAACGATGGGGGTTTTTGCTGTAGGATCGATTAGCGGGGCACACTTGAATCCTGCTGTAACAATCGGGTTTGCGCTTAGCGGGGATTTCCCTTGGGCAGACGTGCCTGCCTATATTCTGGCTCAAGTCCTCGGGGGTTTTTTGGGAGGAGTTATTGTATTCCTTCACTATCTGCCGCATTGGAAAGAAACAGAAGACCAGGGTGCAAAACTTGCTGTTTTCTCAACCAGTCCTGCGATTCCCCATACATTTTCAAATTTATTAAGTGAAATGATTGGGACGTTTATTCTTGTACTGGGATTGATGTTTATTGGAGCAAATCAATTTACAGAAGGCTTAAATCCTATTGCTGTAGGCCTTTTGATTGTTGTGATCGGAATGTCGCTCGGAGGGACAACTGGCTATGCGATTAATCCGGCTCGAGACCTGGGACCGCGCATTGCTCATTTTCTTCTTCCCATTGCAGGAAAAGGGAAATCGAACTGGGGGTATGCATGGATACCGGTAACTGGGCCAATCCTGGGGGGATTAATGGGCTCAAGCTTCTATCAAGTGATGTTTGATGGGAAAGATTCAGGTATGTTATGGGCAGTGCTGGGTGTTAATATAATAGTATTAATTCTTTCATATATTTTTGGCAAAAAACAGCCAGGGGAAGTTGATTCTTCTAAAGTGGCAGCATAAATAAGAATAATGAACAAAATTGGGAGGAGTTAATTGTGGAAACATATATTTTATCATTAGACCAGGGGACTACTAGTTCGCGTGCTATCCTATTTAATAAAAAAGGGGAAATTGTTCACACGGCACAAAAAGAGTTCACACAGCATTTTCCAAAGCCTGGCTGGGTTGAACATAATGCTAAT is a genomic window containing:
- a CDS encoding Ku protein — its product is MHTMWKGSISFGLVNIPIKLHSATEDKDIKLRNLHKECHSPIKYEKTCPVCEVEVKNEDIVKAYEYTKGKFVVLEDEDLEKLKQENEDKAVEIMDFVKIQEIDPIYYNRTYYMSPGDGGGKAYSLLRKALETSEKVGLAKIIIRSKEQLAVVRVYENTLVMETIHYPDEVRKAADVPNVPAEDKVTDKEIDTAIMLIDQLTTEFKPEKYNDDYRTALLELIEAKRTGKDIVTPVEKEPAANVTDLMAALQASIDKTKPADAETTKKPAAKKKRASAKTKAKKQA
- a CDS encoding phosphatase PAP2 family protein yields the protein MNRKNLTSKNIIYLALAASIIGGFLLLFIEIVDELKENELIRFDETVIEYVQAFISPRLTEFMNVVTFLGSVKWLAFAVLMAAVLLFVFKKRSLALFMVLSSGLGALFNLLLKWIFKRERPDIRPLIEEQGFSFPSGHSMGSFIFYGSLAYMIIHLAKRKRWKAAWTVLLGCFIIMIGLSRIYLGVHFPSDVIAGFAAGGAWLTIMIIGFRYYEYRKNV
- a CDS encoding MIP/aquaporin family protein, giving the protein MSAFMGEIIGTMILIVFGGGVVAGVNLKKTFSFNGGWIVITIAWGLAVTMGVFAVGSISGAHLNPAVTIGFALSGDFPWADVPAYILAQVLGGFLGGVIVFLHYLPHWKETEDQGAKLAVFSTSPAIPHTFSNLLSEMIGTFILVLGLMFIGANQFTEGLNPIAVGLLIVVIGMSLGGTTGYAINPARDLGPRIAHFLLPIAGKGKSNWGYAWIPVTGPILGGLMGSSFYQVMFDGKDSGMLWAVLGVNIIVLILSYIFGKKQPGEVDSSKVAA
- a CDS encoding glycerol-3-phosphate responsive antiterminator, whose product is MNQRILPASSNMKEFEKFLESPYEIGVFLDMHISQLKNVSQMAKVHNKKMIYHVDLIHGLKSDDYAAEYICQEFKPYGLISTKSSVILKAKQKGVIAVQRIFLIDSHALEKSYKLIEKTKPDFIEVLPGAMPWMIKEVNDRLNTPIFAGGLIRSEEEVKNALDAGAAAITTSKIELWEMFS